The nucleotide sequence TAGTCctattgagaaacccttgtcagttGTTCGAGAAACGCTTCGCAAAATCTGATAAGGGAAGTACTCGGGTCatcaaattcatataaatctGGGGCGTTGCTCAACTACGCtgaaaggcatcaaattaaacgtggtatattcaaaaagtgcgaaatcgggtcattttttttttaattccccaaatttgaaaatatgcagcacataataaagaaaattcgaatGAGACTGTATGCAGCGCTGGCTCAGCGGTACAGCACAGGACGTTCAACGGgagtgccgcgggttcgatccctggctccgtctgtttttttttcctattgatatcttttttgaattaaaaattctattctttataAAGTAGTATTATTGTAGTATAAATTGCTTATTTAGAGTGCCGAATGaaaattctcaataaatttttaaaagcgatgaaagtgcatcGTATAATTTATCGAATTATCAATTTGCTAGGtagaagaataagaaaaaaactgtatgtacttacaatcagctatctgaggatcgttgtaaatattatttaaagtttttatggaaattttataaaagactacaaaggtcgaagacccaaaccaattttttttttggaaaaatcatgaatacaaacatttttcttttttacctgagaagtaataaatattagaaagaATAAGATGATTAATAAGTCTCATTTTAAAACACGCACCCTCTGTGCATTTCTTTCTTTATCATAGTTTTTGCTATGAAAAATTATATGATTTATTGTGATTAACAGGTAATATTTGGGCTCGTATCGCAGACCGGAGGAGCTGCGTTCCTTTTCAATAAGAATCTATCAGTGCCTATAATGCTATAAATGGTCAATTCTTATTccagttaactctttccggaccacaacatattcagcgaacgaatttcagtaaaactcactttattgtaagtcttagtggtcaaatatgatacttttgtagagaaagaattttttccacctctgggaaattggaaaactcatgggtactctcgtccccaaaagaacgaaaaggagacaaacttcaattttccaaaagccaataatatcaattttgtgaattatttttgcatgtcaaatgactcctttacaatgttgatcactaaaacaagaagaattattgaccagtatcttgtgggatgttcaggaagtggtcaagaagacaccaaattcctgcttgccaacagattcctcaaaatatttcacataataacactttaaaacacacatttctctcaacacgatgttattgtagacacattaagctttttcaaaagcataaaagacacttcctggataatcagaattcaccaaaatcaggaagaatggGAAAAACTCCCTGAAAACAATCTCCCACGctgtcaaatgtcaaaattatcggccatattggcaaatgtcactcccgcttggaattttgttacaaggttggtgtcaaaaagcaaatgacgggcattggcgggataaccttacatttgacctctagatttttggggacgagagtacccataaagtttgaacaagttttttgaaaatttaagaaaaaattgtttttcgaatttatgtaatttgtaattgttagttatcgtACTTATTGGCCCCAAGAcgttttttcttattctggtctaaaaatataaaaaaagtcaggatatctgcaaggaagcagaaaatcgaaaattcacgatttttgaccaaaaatatctaaactcaggagctaattaggatcctgcaaaaaatatcctagatttggacatccttatagtttgtaattatccagaagaatcggatttttatcgattctagatagtctaaaaaaattgttgtttccatgggtacccagagtcccaaaggagacgaaagagttaatatagTTTCTTAGCGTCTTGTATGCCTTTCTGAGGTCGCCTATATCAGAcaatttttttacttaattttccATGGTTGACCCAATTCAAGAGTCATTCAAATTCTTTATAATGTAAGACgaatcggttccgcggctaaagaccctgccgttattttgaattcctaaagactgattgggtacacaatgtgccttgtccctagggttagccctctgagtgggaggtgaagggtgtgcatctttaCCGTCCAATAGTGAACATGGCTTTCGATGTGCATAAGACTATAGACATGGAGCACTCATGCCTTCCTTTGGCATAACGCTCTTGCAGACGATCAGTTGAACTTAAACTGGGAGTACAAACGCACCCTTAACAAGAGAATCCTTGTTGGGCCACCACCACCAGTCGCGCTACTTTGCCCGATTTCCAAGACctcggttattttaatctcacaatAATTGTTTctaattttgtaaagaaaagaGATTATTGTGAATTCCTCCTTAGTAAACCTACTGATTCACCAAGAAAATCACATTGTTCATAAGCTTGTATGACCTTGATAATCTCTTTATATTTTAGTTGTTTTGTCATTTCTGTGATAAGAAAAGCGTTGTTTTTGTGCTCGATCCTCAAACTGCGAACAATGAATTTTgcttttctctatttttctgTGATATCCCTTCTCCTGGTTCAAGGAGAAGTGTCCAAAGTCTTTGAATATCAACCACGACATGTCCATTTATCCTTCGGAGGTGAGTTtattgagtaaaaaaaacttatgtacaaaataggtcaaaaatcgaTTGTCCTTGCCTTCTTTCCTTCTTTGTTGCCTGGAAGAATCAACATCCGATATTGTCGTCACTTGGTCAACAATTGATGACGCTGGAGAATCTGTGGTTGAGTATGGAATCGGTGATGAGCTGAACCAAAGATCCGTGGGGTCATCGCAGAAATTTGTCGATGGAGGACCCAAGAAGAAGTCTCAGTACATCCACAGGGTGACACTTCCGGGATTGGATCCGAAAACTAAGTATTCGTACCACTGTGGAGGGAAGTTGGGGTGGTCTGCGGAATTTTGGTTCATGACACCTCCTGGTGGGGATGACTGGGCTCCACATTTGGCAATTTTTGGCGATATGGGCAATGAAAATGCCCAATCTCTGGCCAGATTGCAGGATGATACTCAGAGAAGGATGTACGATGCGATTATTCATGGTATTTCTTTCTCTGTTTGGTTAGGGTTTTATTGAATTCTGAGGCTTGGATATCTTTTTCAGTTGGAGATTTTGCTTATGATATGCATTCGGAAGATGGTACAGTCGGGGATGAATTTATGAATCAGATTGAATCCATTGCTGCCTATGCTCCGTATATGGTTTGTCCGGGAAATCATGAGGAACGGTACAATTTTTCGAACTATCGAGCTAGGTTTTCCATGCCAGGCGGAACGGAGAGTCTCATGTACAGCTTCAATCTCGGTCCAGTTCATTTTGTAGGCTTTTCCACTGAGGTCTATTACTTTATGAA is from Phlebotomus papatasi isolate M1 chromosome 1, Ppap_2.1, whole genome shotgun sequence and encodes:
- the LOC129810131 gene encoding acid phosphatase type 7; protein product: MNFAFLYFSVISLLLVQGEVSKVFEYQPRHVHLSFGESTSDIVVTWSTIDDAGESVVEYGIGDELNQRSVGSSQKFVDGGPKKKSQYIHRVTLPGLDPKTKYSYHCGGKLGWSAEFWFMTPPGGDDWAPHLAIFGDMGNENAQSLARLQDDTQRRMYDAIIHVGDFAYDMHSEDGTVGDEFMNQIESIAAYAPYMVCPGNHEERYNFSNYRARFSMPGGTESLMYSFNLGPVHFVGFSTEVYYFMNYGIKSLVMQYEWLDRDLGEANKPENRKKHPWIVTFGHRPMYCSNSNDDDCSHNETLVRVGLPFTHFFGLEDLFYKHGVDVELWAHEHSYERLWPIYNYKVLNGSTEAPYTNPRAPVHLVTGSAGCKEGREPFVKNPPEWSAFHSRDYGYTRLRAHNKTHLHFEQVSDDQDGAIIDSFWIIKDSHDGY